In Monodelphis domestica isolate mMonDom1 chromosome 1, mMonDom1.pri, whole genome shotgun sequence, the sequence GTGGGCCAAAATCTGAGAGAACTGCATTTTATCTTGAATGGAGAATATGAAACTAAATGCTCTATTTGTCCCCTGACCATTACTAAAtgtttctgttgttttcttttttaaaggaaacataTGATGGAAGAAGTTCGTAAAGGCTCACTGGATTATGTGTAAGTAATGAAAGCAATAAAAAGGATCCAGTAAGGAAATATTCAGTTAgagaaatttgaaattattttgaagcCTCTCTGAGAAGAAACCTTAAACTGACTAAGGGAATTATTCTCCACAAAGCTAGAAAAAGGAATTTAGGCATGATAGGGGAAGGTGTATCATGGTACTGTATATAGTACTTAATGAGGCTACATTGGAGAAAAGGCCTCCTTTTATTGACTGTGTCAGAAGAAGTTAGAGCAGTTTATAGATTTTGGAATTCTCCTTCCTGCTCACCTTGATATACCACATCGGTgagatatgattaaaaaaaaccgCAATGTACAAAAATGTAAACTTGAAAAACAGGTGTTTCATATCTCAAAAGAACTCTCCATgtgattcctttatttttaaaaatctaaatactgAGATTTCCTAGTGCAGTTGAGTTACAAACTTCTTATTTGTAATAGTTTTGATTAATATAAATTCAGTTTATATATGTCATTTCCAAAtctatttataacaaaaactgaGGTATAGGCAAAACAGATCTGAgataatttcatatatatgtaacatTACCAGAGGGATCCTTTCTAGAACTATATCCTTCATTTTGGAATTGGAAGAGtctaaacaattatttttttgcCTTGAAACATATTTCATAGATAGTagacaagtattttttaaaaaattttaactaaattGATTTGAATTGTAATAATATCTCTTTGTAGATCCCGAACTAAGGAAATTTTGAGATTGGAGCAGGCAAAACAGACTCTTGAAAACCTGAACTCGGATCTTGAAAAAGACATGCAAAACCTAGATGAGGCAAACCAGTCCCTTCTTGTCCAAATCCGAGAAAAAGAACTCAAGATTCAAAGGTTAGAGTTGGGTTTGGGCAAGGCCATGTATCCTCTAGATCTTGTTTCTAGGGACAGATCATCTAGGGATGAATGGGAACAGACAGAAGGAAGATCCTCATCAGTGGTCATTTCTCAAATGAGTTCTTTTAATAACTCAAACCCCAATTTAATCCTCTCAACTCATATCTCAAAATGCAAAGAACTCTTAAGAGGAcctaaaagattttaaaacattctccacacTCTGAACATTTTTGACATATATATACTAAGAAAATGGGAATGTCAGTTTTGAAGAACTAACTAGGTTCTTCTCATTCTCACCCCTCCAAAATTCAGATTTCATTGGTCTATATACAATTTAAGGTTCATATTTTGTCATTACCAAAGCTTCTTTAGATCTACCCTGTGctttagagcactggacctgaagtcagaaagagctgagtaaaaatatgccctcagacacttattagctgtgtgaccctgggcaagtcgcttaatacTGTTtgtctcatcttcctcatctctaaaaatgagctggagaaggaaatgacaaaccactctagcatctttgccaagaaaaccccaaatggtggcacaaagagttagacatgactaaacaatgacaagaaaaaaatgttttccccagGATGTAGCCCTGTAATTGTGGCATAGTCTTAAGGATTGGTACTTATCTCTGTgatattttgttattcagtctAGAAAAAGAGATCACCAAGTCAATAGACTTAGCTGGGGAGAGAGATGAGATTAACCGCACCGCATCTGAGAGGGAAGATGCACTGAAAGACCTGGAATTGGAGACCACAAAATTGGTAAGGGAGGTGGcatcaaggtggctcagtagataaatatgtggatagagaatcagacctgaagatgagaggtcttggattcaaatatgacctcagatacttcctagctgtgtgaccatggacaagtcacagttccaattgtctagcccttaccactcttttgcacTGGAGTACATTggaatatgaattctaagacagaaggtaagggtttaagaaaatttGGTAAGGAAGGAACAGGAAAAAGATCATTATAATGGATTTAGTTTGTTACCATGCTACTCTTTCTATCTCCATGGGATATCTTCCCTGATTTTAATGGGTTCTAGAACAAGTACAGTAACAGAAGTGAAATTATAATTGTTTTCAGATGTGAAGATAGGGAGGGAAAACTCTGAAAATGGAGTGGTTggcacaaatgagataatatatgttaaaGCACTTTGGGTCATATGAgaattaaagcaccatataaaaatcagtttttgttattgttattattattattattggcacTCTGTTTGGGCTCTGTTCCCAGATCTACTCTCATGTTATGTTAGGTCAGAGCATAGTTTTGtaatctgacaaaaaaaaattggcaggAAAGACCAAGAACAGATGGGAAGATGTGAACTGCCATgctgtttgtttctttatttctgcAGGAAAAGAGTAATGAGATACTAGCTAAGAGTGTGAATGAGCTACGGATAAAGGTAAGGTCCAGAGTTCCCTTAAGATTCGCAAATGGCCCCCAAGTAGATAGCTTTATCCAGACAAAGATGAATAAGGAATAAGGGGGGGGGTTAATCCCATTCAGAATGAAGCCACATCCTGATCACATGTCATTTTCCCATACCATATTGCCCACTTTCTGTGtgtttagaatatatatatatatatgtatttatacatatacatatatatatatatatatatatatagagagagagagagagagagagagagagaaagagagagagagagagagagagagagagagagagagagagagagagagagagagagagagagagagacggactGCCTGAGGCTTATTGTCAATTAATATAAAATGGGCCTGGTATTTTCCTGTGATTGTGTTGGAAAGAACTAAGAAGGCAGGAAGACTTAGTCCTAAGGCATTTTTTCTAAATGGAGGAAGAGGCACGATTCCTAATTTACTTCAGGAGGAAAGCAATAAAGCTCTTAAAATTCTTCTTCTTGGACATAGCAGTTTATGGGAGTCTTTGTAGCATAAAGGCAACTGGACAACTAGCTTTCTTTGATTTCTGCAGGAATGATTGATCCCCTTTTTCCTTACCCAGATAGTTCTAATCCTCTCCCTTTGATAAATACAGAAGGTCAAGTTGTGTCTATGACCCATGACCCAGACTACTTAGAACAGGATCACTTTGGGtcaaatgatatttctgttaagtactttgcaaatattaaagacATGTCTATATCAACTGCATATATATGGTAAGAGTTTTTAGAAAACTGTCTGGCTTGGGCTAGAATGGAATTCAAGGGTCTGGGTTGTGGTTTCTGGGAAATAACTATTGTGATCAGGGGAATAGATGGCAATGGAACAGTTGTACATACTTAAAGTCAAGACTGGCCCCAACTGAGCCTTAGGGTCACATTCTAGAAAGAACaagaatagataaataaattactTCAAATGGTTTATAAGGTGCCAGATAATTTTATTAGGAAGGATCTATCTTCTACTCTGGCTACTgttggaaaatgggggaaaaatctAATGATCATCAACTGGAAATTCATTGCCCCTGAATTCAGTtcagcaaattattatttattttctgtatttaagCATGTTTGAATGGAACTCATGTTTCATTGTATTTCTGGATTGGAGTTTTAGCTTTCCAGGAAACCACCACAGAAGATTGAAGTTGAGAAAGAATCCCTAAAACAGATGTTGGATGAATCAAAGGTGAATACAAAGAGCAAACCAAAGGATTCTCTGATTAATGTTTTGACATCTTTAAGTTTCCCAAATAACAATTTCTCCTAAGGTTATATTGTTTTAGTGCTCTTAAAGCTGAACTATTGGTTCCTATTTAATATCTACCCTTATCGAGACACATTTTATCTGAAGCCAATATCCATACTCTTACATCTCCATGGACTTCAGGATTATACATTCAATATGTCACCAGTCAGTTATTTCTTCAAAGATGTCCAAAAGAGTTGTCATAAATCATCTTAAAGTCCTTGTAATTGATTAATTATTTCAACACTAAATGCCCACTGtgagaaaaaacattttaaagaatgctATGGAAAGTTATCAATATAGAATATGATCTAGTTCCTGCCTTTATCAAGGCTCCCATTTAGTGGAGTAGACAGtatttatacatgtgaaataccttttttgtcatttttgtcattgaGCAAGTCGCcagagcctcagttccctcatcaaAGGAGGttaaattaaattctaaaatCCTTCCCAATCCTAAACCTATGATCTTATGGCATGTAAACACAAAGCAAATATAATCAACTATGGCTATGAAGAGATAATTCTAGAATCACTATGATTTTCTAACTCACAGTTTCGAGGCTGATACCAAAAAGTCTTTGGATTTACAGGAAATAGGACAATTTGGTTGTTCCCCCTTTATAAGGAGATCAGCATATAAAAATAGTTCATGAAGTACAGATgagctgatttaaaaaaaatttcttccccCCAAACAAGAGGAATAATATCCTCTTGTCTCACCTATGGGCATGTAAtggtataatattgggatttgaATAGTAGAGTATCAAAGTACTAAGAATGATTAAAGCATGCTCTTAGTTTCTTTGGGTTGAAAATAAGAGACTTTCACAACTGTCCATTTTTCTTCTTACTGAATATCACCAGTACTCTATTATTTCTTCCCCTCCATAGGAGAAATTACAAAAAGCCACAGCCTTTTGTGCAGAACAGGAAAAGGAACTGGCTAAGGTAATGGCAATAACCTTCTTAACCTTTCAAATTTACTGCCTTCTCTTAATTTTCTAGTTTGAGATACAAATTTGGGTAGGACCACAAAGATGCTCAGAACCATGTCTACAGGTAAGACCTGTGTTAGTTGAGGGAGAAACTCTGACTAGTGTGTGCTCCACAATTGGAAACTCCTTAAGGATTGAGATTAGGTCTTCTTCTCTTAAGATGTCTAGCAGTAGCTATAACCTTTGTTAAACAGTAACTCCTACCAGTAGGTGGAAAAAGGATTGGGATTGGAATCAGGAGGAGTGAGTTAAGGGTTCTGGCTCCTCTGCTTACTGTGTAAAACcaggagcaaatcacttaattaatctgagactcagttttctcagctaagaaagtgagaaaagaacACAAACTTATAAAATTATGAAACTGCATTTGCAAATCTTAATGTGCTCTATAAATATAAGGAATTAATTATTAActgaaataaataaggaaatgaaaaagcaGCATGTCTTAGGATCAGatttaaatcaggaagacttagattTTAATCTTAACTCTGACAAATACTAGTTGTGTGGTcctttaatctctctgtgcctttaTGCAGTTCTCTATTAGAGTATAAATTACACAGGATTGATAGATAGAGTTCTCTTACTAGGAGGTTCCCCACTGGGATGAAATAACAGACTTTaaggaaaacaaatgaatatCAAATAGTTTTTGAGCTTCTGAATCAAATGTTTAAGATTAAGGAAGAGAAATCCTTCAGAAtataggtaggtggctcagtggaggaaaagcaaggcctagagatgggaaggttctgggttcaaatctggtatcagacacttcct encodes:
- the LOC100031587 gene encoding transmembrane and coiled-coil domain-containing protein 5B-like codes for the protein MMEEVRKGSLDYVSRTKEILRLEQAKQTLENLNSDLEKDMQNLDEANQSLLVQIREKELKIQSLEKEITKSIDLAGERDEINRTASEREDALKDLELETTKLEKSNEILAKSVNELRIKLSRKPPQKIEVEKESLKQMLDESKEKLQKATAFCAEQEKELAKVTSEYQSVNQLCDDQARYIKKYQEILRLMEEDREILLLETEVNKAQSLYNQTGKPPLILAEVMEEKLFKEWQRHLWFSISLLIFLMILFLTRVLSFGFLYLHFINPDFLLNNLPKIMDRNTLWRLRGFLLPSLNLRVEDFLPH